In the Candidatus Cloacimonadota bacterium genome, TCTGCCAAGTGATCAGAATCTGCCTGCAACGCGTCACCCACTACAACAAGTCACCATATAGAGCCGATCTGATCGAACCATGGCAAATGAAAATCAGGCTGGTATAAAAAAATGGGGGAATGCCAGAATGATTTTCCCTTGACATTTTCCTGCCCCAATGGCCTTTGGCATTTTGAGAAGAAAACCATTGAAAAGGAGACAAGATGCTTACCATCGACTGGAAGGAAAGGCTGAAAAAGGACACGGCCGAATATCTGGAAAAGAAGCTGCCAAAAAACGATTTTGACTTTGAAATAATCTTCATCGCCTATCCGGAACGGGTCAATGGCAAGATACCTCCCGAAGTGATCGTGCACGTGGCCAACAGCATCGTGCAGAAGCTGGGCAAGAACCACGAAAAATACCTTCCCTTCTACAAGTATCTTTGGGATAAGAAAGGCGAGAACGGCAGAACGGCCTTCATCGCCATCATGGCCAAGCTGGCCGGGAAAAAACCGGCGGTGTACCTGCCCCTGGTGCAGAGCGCCGTGAACAACGCCCAGGACGCGCAGCTGGCCTCCCTGCTGGAAAAGGTGATGCTGCCCCTGATGCGCAAACAGCCGGACAAGTATCTGGCTTACGCCTACGACTGGGCACGCTCCGGCAAGGAACTGGTGCGCAAGCAGGCTGTGAACCTGCTAATCAAGCTTTTAAGAAAGAATCCCGAACTGGGCGGGGAGGTGGTGCAGCATTTCATCAACCAGTGGCTGCAGCCCCTCGGAGACCTCGCCTCGACCCATGTGGCGCTGCTCAAGGCGGTTTACAAGCTGGACGGGGAACTGTATCTGGACGTCTGGCGCCAGCACGTTCACAGCCGCGATCCCCAAAGCGCGGAGATCCTCTGCGCCTCCCTGCAGGGTTACCATCCGGAGATCGAGGCGATTGTGGATCCCTGGACCAAAAGCGGCAACGCCAGGCTGAAAAAGGCCGCTGTGGCCGCTCAGCGCGTATTGCAAAAGAAGAAGACAGCCTGAATGGATTTGAGCATACTGATCACCCCCGCGGGCATGGAAGCCATCCAGCGCCGCATCCAAACGCTGATGGGCGAACGCCCGGAAGTGGTGAAGGCGATCGTGATCGCCAGGGAATTCGGCGATCTGAGCGAAAACGCTGAATACAAGGCGGCAAGGGAAAAACAGCGCCAGATCGACGGCGAGATCGACCACCTGCGCCGGCGCTGCGCGCACCTGAAAGTGATCGACATCGACGCCATCCCCAAGGACAAGGTGCGCTTCGGCTGCGTCTGCCACACCCGCGACAACGGCAGCGGCGAGGAGATCACCTTCCAGATCGTGGGCGTGGACGAGCTCAATTTCCACGACCGGGAAGGCATCCAGCCGGTTTCGGTGCTTTCGCCGATCGGCCAAGCGCTGCTGGGCAAGCAGGCTGGCGAAATTGCCGTGGTGAAAGCCCCGATGGGCGACCGGGCCCTAAAGATCCTGAAAATATCCTGACAAGCATAAACGGAGTATTGATGAAAGCAAAGAAAGAGACAACCAAAAACGCCCTGATCTATGAGCGGAAGAACTTCTGGAAAGAGGCTCCCGCCGCGCAGATCAAAGCGGCCCTGGCCTTCGCCGGACCCTACAAGGATTTTCTGAACAAAGCCAAAACCGAGCGCGAAACCGTGCTCTGGACGGAAGCGCTGCTCAAGGCGCACAAATTCCAGCCGATATCCGCCGCCAAGGCCGGGAAACGCGTCTATTCCATCTTCCGCGGCAAGACCATCGCCATGGCCGTGATCGGCAGCGAGCCCGTGGGCAACGGCGTGAACATGGTGGCCGCGCACGTGGACGCCCCCAGGGTGGACCTCAAGCAAAACCCTCTCTACGAGGATAAAAACAGCGACATGGCCTGCATGCGCACCCACTACTACGGCGGGATCAAGAAATACCAGTGGGTTTCCACCCCGCTGGCGCTGCACGGCATCATCGTGAAGGCCGACGGCTCCCTGCTGAAAGTAAGCCTGGGCGAGGCAGAGGACGAACCGGTCTTCATCATCCCGGACCTGCTGCCCCATCTGGCCCGCAAGGAGCAGTACACGAAGAATCTCGCCGAAGCGATCGACGCCTCGAAGATGAACCTGATCTTCAGCGGCATGCAGGAACCGAACGGCGAGGAAAAGGAAGCCCTCAAAGCCTACGCGCTGAAGCTTTTGAACCAGAAATACGGGATCAGCGAGCGGGACTTCATCTCCGCCGAACTGCAGCTAGTGCCAGCCACTCCCGCCCGGGACGCGGGCTTGGACGCTTCGATGGTGGTGGGCTACGGCCAGGACGACCGCATCTGCGCCTACGCCGGCCTGCAGGCCATGCTGGCCAATCTGGACGCCAAACCCAAACGCACCATGGTGGTTTATTTTTCGGACAAGGAAGAGGTGGGCAGCCAGGGCAACACCGGCGCCCATTCCGTCTTCATCCAGGATTTCGTGGCCTCCCTGCTGCGGCACAACGGCGAAAAGGACAGCAGCTCGAACCTGCGCCAGACCTTCATGAACTCCATGATCCTCTCCGGCGACGTCACCGCGGCCGTGGACCCCAACTATCCGAACGTGCACGAGCGCCAGAACGCCGTGCTCTTCAACCACGGCATCGGCATCTCCAAATTCACCGGCAGCGGCGGCAAATACAGCTGCAACGACGCCAACGCGGAATTCACCGCCAAGGTGATCCGCATCTTCGCGGAAGCCGGGGTTTTCTGGCAGATGGGCGAGCTGGGCAAGGTGGATGAAGGCGGCGGCGGCACCATCGCCTACATTCTGGCAAACCTGGGCGCGGAAGTGATCGACTGCGGCACCGGCCTGATGGGCATGCACTCGCTCTACGAGCTGTGCAGCAAGGCCGACCTCTGGTCCACCTACGCCGGATACAAAGCTTTTTTGACAGCGAAATAAAACACTATCTCAAAGGAGGAAAAGATGAGAAAAATGTTATTCGCGCTGCTGATCGTGATGCTGGCCTTGTCAGCCTGCGTAAGCAACAAGACCTACAAGGCGCAACAAGCCAAGGTCCAGATTCTGGAGGCCCGGCAGAACAATCAGGATGCCGAACTGGAAATGGCGCGTAAAGACATCATCAACAACCGGGAGAAGCTGGACCAACTGGTCATCCGGGTCAACGGCGTGGACGAGCAACTGCTGGTGCTGGAGCCGATGCAGGACGAGATCGTGACTTCGGCCACGGCCCTGGTGAACCTGCAGGGTGAGGTGGCAGCCATCAACACCCAGCTGAATGAGGCCATCGCGGCCAACGCCAAGCTGGAGCAAAAGCTCACCGCTCTCACCACCGATACCAACGACACCTTCGACGCCTATTCGGATTACCTGAAACAGATGAAGGACTCCCAAACCGGATTCGCCACCAAAGCCGAAGTTGCGCAGTTGGCCGAGGAAAGCACCCAACTGGCCCAGGTTTTGGATGACCTGACCACCGAAGTGGAATCCATCGCCCTCTATCTGGACGAACAGGACGCCATCCTGGAACAACTGGGAGAATTTGCCGAGGACCAGGCCACCTTCAACCAGAACATCGCCCTCGAGAACGAATCCCTGATGGACTTCCAGGCCACCCAGACCGCCCTGAACGAAGAACAGGCCAGGCTCAACGCCGATCAGCTCGCCCTGGTGGACGGCCAGCACAAGAGCGCTGCCCAGGAAAAGGAAGAGCTCTGGACCGAGATCACCCGCATCCGCGGCGAACTCACCACTTCCCAGGAAGAGCTCTACACCATCCGCCAGGCCCTGAGTTCCGACGTGGACGAACTGAAGCAGAACGACGCGGAAGTGCTGACCGAAATGAGCGATCTGCGCGACCGGGTTTACACCGTGAACAGCGACCTCACCAGCCTCACCACGGACCTGCAGGCAGTGATCGTGAAAGAGCGGGCCGCGGCTGAAAAACGCCGTCTGGAAGCCCTCAGAAAGCAGTACAAGGCCGCCCTCACAGAATACAACAAACGCCGGCACGAAAACTCCATCGTGCTGTTCGAGGAGTTCCTGAAAGCAAATCCGGATTGCGAACTCAGCCCCAACGCCTACTACTGGATCGGCGAGAACTATTACAGCGCCGGCAATTTCCCCAAAGCGCTGCGCCAGTTCCAGGAAGTGGTTGACCGCTACCCGGGCCACGCCAAAGCTTGGGACGCCCAGCTGAAGATCGGTCTCACCTATTTTCAGATGAAAGATTACGAATCCACCTACAACGAACTGATGGTGATCAAGAATTACAATCCTGCCTACCCTCAGATGAAGATCGTGGACAAGTATCTGAAGAAGATCTGAACCCACTATGCGAATGATCCTGGTCCTGTTGCTGGCGCTTGCGTGCCTCCACCTCGCGGCGGAGGAGCAATATGCCAGCGCGGAACCGGAATTCATCAGCGAGCGGATCGTGGAACTGATCGACGTTTCCCGGCCGCTCATCCTGAACATTCAAGCCGGGGACCTCACTCCCCGGCTTGACTTTCTGATC is a window encoding:
- a CDS encoding transcription elongation factor GreA, with product MDLSILITPAGMEAIQRRIQTLMGERPEVVKAIVIAREFGDLSENAEYKAAREKQRQIDGEIDHLRRRCAHLKVIDIDAIPKDKVRFGCVCHTRDNGSGEEITFQIVGVDELNFHDREGIQPVSVLSPIGQALLGKQAGEIAVVKAPMGDRALKILKIS
- a CDS encoding tetratricopeptide repeat protein; this translates as MRKMLFALLIVMLALSACVSNKTYKAQQAKVQILEARQNNQDAELEMARKDIINNREKLDQLVIRVNGVDEQLLVLEPMQDEIVTSATALVNLQGEVAAINTQLNEAIAANAKLEQKLTALTTDTNDTFDAYSDYLKQMKDSQTGFATKAEVAQLAEESTQLAQVLDDLTTEVESIALYLDEQDAILEQLGEFAEDQATFNQNIALENESLMDFQATQTALNEEQARLNADQLALVDGQHKSAAQEKEELWTEITRIRGELTTSQEELYTIRQALSSDVDELKQNDAEVLTEMSDLRDRVYTVNSDLTSLTTDLQAVIVKERAAAEKRRLEALRKQYKAALTEYNKRRHENSIVLFEEFLKANPDCELSPNAYYWIGENYYSAGNFPKALRQFQEVVDRYPGHAKAWDAQLKIGLTYFQMKDYESTYNELMVIKNYNPAYPQMKIVDKYLKKI
- a CDS encoding aminopeptidase — its product is MKAKKETTKNALIYERKNFWKEAPAAQIKAALAFAGPYKDFLNKAKTERETVLWTEALLKAHKFQPISAAKAGKRVYSIFRGKTIAMAVIGSEPVGNGVNMVAAHVDAPRVDLKQNPLYEDKNSDMACMRTHYYGGIKKYQWVSTPLALHGIIVKADGSLLKVSLGEAEDEPVFIIPDLLPHLARKEQYTKNLAEAIDASKMNLIFSGMQEPNGEEKEALKAYALKLLNQKYGISERDFISAELQLVPATPARDAGLDASMVVGYGQDDRICAYAGLQAMLANLDAKPKRTMVVYFSDKEEVGSQGNTGAHSVFIQDFVASLLRHNGEKDSSSNLRQTFMNSMILSGDVTAAVDPNYPNVHERQNAVLFNHGIGISKFTGSGGKYSCNDANAEFTAKVIRIFAEAGVFWQMGELGKVDEGGGGTIAYILANLGAEVIDCGTGLMGMHSLYELCSKADLWSTYAGYKAFLTAK